One Rhizoctonia solani chromosome 1, complete sequence DNA window includes the following coding sequences:
- a CDS encoding gamma interferon inducible lysosomal thiol reductase GILT protein yields the protein MLLTALLFPLLARAAVIPELISQDDSVILSDDYKVPITLGVMSRCPDALLCEGVFNHVVSEVSDKIDIGLAFIGKLNDSEPLYGVTCMHGEYECAGNIHELCAIAHTSSHDEWWPFLRCLNYNGRNQIGLEDASRKCARVVGIDWDKSGIGACVAGDEGKRLLRESVEYSKRNQITTSCTIIINGKVRCIRDSTWKECDDGHTPADFVRRINSEYDKLNYKRHHSNLTEISM from the exons ATGCTCCTTACTGCGCTCTTGTTTCCCCTACTTGCAAGGGCCGCAGTTATACCCGAACTAATTTCTCAAGATGACTCAGTTATTCTCTCCGATGACTACAAAGTTCCG ATTACTCTAGGAGTAATGAGCAG ATGTCCCGATGCATTGCTCTGCGAGGGCGTGTTCAACCATGTCGTATCCGAAGTTAGCGACAAGATTGACATCGGACTTGCTTTTATTGGCAA ATTGAACGACTCGGAACCGCTATATGGCGTCACTTGCATGCACGGCGAGTATGAATGTGCCGGAAACATACACGAGCTTTGTGCAATCGCTCATACGTCTTCGCATGACGAATGGTGGCCGTTTTTGCGATGTCTCAACTATAATGGGAGGAACCAAATCGGGTTGGAGGATGCCAGCCGGAAGTGCGCCCGGGTTGTTGGGATCGACTGGGATAAAAGTGGCATCGGCGCTTGTGTGGCCGGAGACGAAGGAAAGCGTTTGCTGCGCGAGAGTGTGGAGTATTCGAAACGCAACCAGATAAC GACAAGTTGCACGATAATTATCAACGGCAAGGTGCGATGTATCCGCGACAGCACGTGGAAAGAATGCGAT GATGGACATACTCCGGCCGACTTTGTTCGCCGAATTAACAGTGAATACGATAAACTCAACTACAAGAGACATCATTCCAACTTAACCGAGATCTCCATGTAA
- a CDS encoding potassium/sodium hyperpolarization-activated cyclic nucleotide-gated channel 4, which yields MPKIRTTRTKKPPEGFEEIESILDDYAKKMRDAENESHEGKRKSESLWPIMRISHTRSRYIYELYYKREAISKELYEWLLKEGYADANLIAKWKKTGYEKLCCVRCIQTRDMNYQGSTCICRVPKAQVKEGTVVQCVHCVLDRPRNDEAGSSGFTQIELAGGILSGENPSHFDTANPIRIWVIQLILIVCMTQGLALVLAKLKQPRVIAEVIGGILLGPTAFGRIPNFSKTVFPPESLPYLSLVATIGLCLFMFVIAMELDIAVIKRNAKASTAISAAGMILPFGVGVAVAVPIYHQFIDPEKASFGHFLLFVGVAISITAFPVLCRILTELKLLDTHVGVTTLSAGVGNDVVGWILLALTVALVNASEGLTALYILLTCVGWILFVLFPVKWGYRWLARYSGSLGSGTPTPFMMTVTMLLVFASAFFTDVIGVHAIFGAFIAGLVIPRDNGFSIALLEKIEDLVSILFLPLYFTLSGLKTDLGLLNDGTAWGYTFLVIVVAFLGKFIGCAVTARLMGFNTRESGAIGMLMSCKGLVELIVLNIGLAAGILDTKVFSMFVMMAVVLTFITSPCTVFIYPERVRQHISANKSSSEDPANMNHRRSVAGNATGPISLMTRFTVVLSKIEHLPAVMTLTQFLQPPLKASLAKPALIGTSDEKMDLMDPSSPIISPLPSNTPLVSDGTPRVTIDALRLIELTERTSAVMRVTAAEELMHRDTLISVMRTFGHLNRIPVSSALSIVPQESFSSSVTSHARETNADLVVVPWNAAPSAIEEIPQNSNGVAPQNPFDAIFGGRSAAVDKATALGYSQFIRRVFVESPADVALFIDRGLSPLETSATYGQHIFLPFFGGPDDRLALAFVVQLCAHPAVSATVMRMKKTDGLEETETRATDVKTQQVAATLAANNMTVHSVGATSQFDTDLLTLVLQMGPDTIYPQNTTQTRLQSETADNLFWTQMVSSSDAQSPAIQGALSRITFVEDESPTPLAGILKQCSNEHDSAVASSKALLVVVGRGRRLAAESHTDELREIIAASNASGTIGGEVRRTVGDVATAFVATGAKASLFVLQASDNVGDD from the exons ATGCCGAAAATTCGCACAACCCGCACGAAAAAGCCTCCTGAAGGGTTCGAGGAGATCGAGTCG ATCCTCGATGACTATGCGAAGAAGATGAGGGACGCTGAGAACGAGTCGCACGAGGGCAAGCGCAAGTCCGAGTCTCTATGGCCCATCATGCGTATCTCGCACACCAGGTCCCGCTATATTTATGAGCTTTATTACAAACGCGAAGCTATTAGCAAGGAATTATACGAATGGTTGCTCAAGGAGGGCTATGCCGACGCCAA TCTGATTGCCAAATGGAAAAAAACGGGGTACGAAAAGTTGTGTTGTGTTCGTTGTATTCAAACACGG GACATGAACTACCAAGGCTCGACTTGTATTTGCCGTGTTCCGAAAGCTCAGGTAAAAGAGGGCACTGTTGTTCAATGTGTTCACTGCG TCCTGGATCGGCCAAGGAACGACGAGGCTGGAAGCAGCGGATTTACACAGATCGAACTGGCC GGTGGTATCTTGTCTGGAGAAAATCCATCTCATTTCGACACTGCGAATCCTATAAGGATATGGGTTATTCAACTGA TCCTTATTGTCTGCATGACCCAAGGATTGGCCCTTGTGTTGGCAAAGCTGAAGCAACCGCGCGTTATTGCCGAAGTCATCGGTGGCATTCTACTTGGTCCTACAGCTTTCGGCCGCATCCCCA ACTTTTCAAAGACAGTGTTCCCTCCAGAATCGCTCCCATACCTGAGCTTGGTGGCCACCATTGGTCTTTGCTTGTTCATGTTCGTCATAG CCATGGAACTTGATATTGCGGTTATTAAACGGAATGCCAAGGCATCTACAGCCATTTCGGCGGCTGGTATGATTCTTCCCTTTGGCGTGGGAGTTGCAGTTGCAGTTCCCATCTATCACCAATTTATCGACCCGGAAAAAGCATCGTTTGGTCATTTCCTCTTGTTCGTTGGTGTTGCCATTTCAATCACTGCATTCCCCGTGCTGTGTCGCATTTTGACGGAATTGAAGCTCTTGG ACACTCACGTTGGTGTGACTACCCTGTCTGCTGGTGTTGGAAACGATGTTGTTG GATGGATCCTCTTGGCATTGACTGTTGCCCTTGTTAACGCCAGTGAAGGACTCACGGCACTATATATTTTGCTCACTTGCGTCGGATGGATTCTCTTTGTTTTGTTTCCTGTCAAGTGGGGATATCGATGGCTTGCCAGGTACAGTGGAAGCCTCGGAAGCGGTACGCCTACACCGTTTATGATGACTGTCACCATGTTATTGGTGTTCGCGAGCGCCTTTTTCACCGATGTGATCGGCGTACATGCCATCTTTGGGGCCTTTATAGCTGGCTTGGTCATCCCAAGAGACAACGGCTTTTCCATTGCTCTTCTCGAAAAGATTGAGGACCTAGTCTCCATCTTGTTTCTACCATTG TACTTTACGCTTTCGGGTCTCAAGACCGATCTGGGTCTCTTGAATGATGGCACCGCGTGGGGATATACTTTCTTGGTTATCGTGGTTGCTTTTCTTGGAAAGTTTATTGGCTGCGCTGTCACTGCGCGCCTCATGGGTTTCAACACTCGCGAATCCGGAGCGATTGGGATGTTGATGAGCTGTAAAGG ACTCGTTGAGCTCATTGTGCTTAATATTGGTCTGGCGGCTGGAATTCTCGACACCAAGGTGTTCTCGATGTTTGTTATGATGGCGGTAGTTTTGACCTTCATCACATCGCCTTGCACGGTTTT CATCTATCCAGAGCGAGTTCGTCAACACATCTCAGCGAACAAATCTTCTAGCGAAGACCCAGCTAATATGAACCACCGCCGCTCAGTTGCTGGAAATGCTACCGGCCCTATCTCACTAATGACCCGTTTCACCGTCGTGTTGAGCAAAATTGAACACCTGCCGGCTGTCATGACTTTAACCCAGTTCTTACAACCCCCTCTCAAGGCGTCGTTGGCTAAACCTGCTTTGATTGGTACCTCTGACGAAAAGATGGATCTAATGGACCCAAGCAGCCCAATAATTTCACCTCTTCCTAGTAATACACCCCTCGTTTCCGATGGGACCCCTCGTGTTACCATTGATGCGCTTCGCCTGATTGAACTCACGGAACGTACCTCAGCGGTCATGAGAGTTACCGCTGCCGAAGAGCTGATGCACCGCGATACTTTGATCAGCGTCATGCGCACATTTGGACACCTTAACCGAATCCCAGTCTCTTCGGCACTTTCTATTGTCCCTCAGGAGTCATTTAGCTCTAGCGTCACCTCCCATGCTCGCGAAACCAATGCTGATCTCGTAGTTGTCCCATGGAACGCCGCTCCCTCGGCTATCGAAGAGATCCCACAAAATAGCAATGGAGTGGCTCCTCAAAACCCATTCGATGCTATCTTTGGTGGTCGTTCTGCTGCTGTCGACAAGGCTACAGCATTAGGCTATTCGCAATTTATCCGCCGGGTCTTTGTCGAGTCCCCAGCAGATGTCGCACTTTTCATTGATCGTGGACTTTCACCTCTGGAGACCAGCGCTACATACGGCCAGCACATATTCTTGCCGTTTTTTGGAGGCCCTGATGATCGCCTTGCGCTCGCATTTGTCGTCCAGTTGTGCGCGCACCCTGCCGTTTCAGCAACAGTTATGCGTATGAAGAAGACTGACGGCCTTGAGGAAACGGAGACTCGGGCCACAGATGTGAAGACTCAACAAGTCGCTGCCACTCTTGCTGCTAACAACATGACCGTTCATTCGGTGGGTGCTACTTCCCAGTTTGATACTGATCTACTAACGCTCGTTCTTCAGATGGGTCCTGATACAATCTATCCGCAAAATACCACTCAAACTCGTCTCCAGTCTGAAACCGCTGATAACTTGTTTTGGACTCAAATGGTTTCCTCTTCCGATGCGCAGTCTCCGGCGATCCAGGGTGCTCTTTCCCGTATTACGTTTGTCGAAGACGAATCTCCCACACCTTTGGCCGGAATCCTGAAACAATGCAGTAATGAACATGACTCTGCTGTGGCGAGCAGCAAGGctttgcttgtagtagtcgGCCGCGGACGACGATTGGCGGCCGAATCGCATACAGATGAACTCCGTGAAATTATTGCTGCTTCCAATGCGTCGGGCACAATTGGTGGTGAGGTCCGAAGGACTGTGGGGGATGTTGCCACTGCCTTTGTAGCTACGGGCGCCAAGGCAAGCCTATTCGTTCTACAGGCTTCGGATAATGTTGGAGATGATTGA
- a CDS encoding iron containing alcohol dehydrogenase family protein: MCPCHGANAAHHHPPGSLLSGMRKYATPIDLPTEKEYAFEVAAANLRFGEGVTKEVGMDLKNLGATKVGVFTDSNLAKLLPMKMTIESLDQHGVNYEVFERVVVEPTDSSWNDAIAWSRKHDFSHFLAVGGGSVIDTAKAANLFTVYKNAICLISSTLQLIDVVPTTAGTGSETTGSAIVDIPSKKFKTGIANRALKPILGIVDTLNTDSCPTTVHISSGLDVLFHALESYTAIPYTERTPRPANPLLRPAYQGSNDVSDVFSTWALRQAVKYLPRVAKNSDDREAKRQMLLASSFAGIGFGNAGVHLCHGISYPISGFNKTGPKWQHPGYVVDKPIIPHGVRQVASQALEHYLNIFSTVFRFTSPSSPERHREAAAIFAGTSVNDSTISRLSDDAVGDFLFEQIARFLDNLGVPRGLKAVGYKNSDIEMLVQGTIPQRRVLDLAPGIGDVTGSDGAEHLTRIIEGSMSY; this comes from the exons ATGTGTCCATGCCATGGCGCGAATGCTGCACACCATCACCCGCCGGGAAGTTTGTTATCCGGTATGCGCAAGTACGCGACGCCAATTGACCTACCAACCGAAAAAGAATATGCATTCGAG GTTGCGGCGGCCAATTTACGTTTTGGTGAAGGGGTTACGAAAGAG GTTGGGATGGATCTTAAGAACTTGGGTGCTACCAAG GTCGGCGTATTTACCGATTCCAATCTTGCGAAGCTCTTGCCTATGAAGATG ACAATTGAGTCACTCGACCAACACGGAGTCAACTACGAGGTGTTTGAGCGCGTTGTCGTTGAGCCGACTGATTCCAGCTGGAACGATGCAATTGCTTGGTCTAGAAAGCACGACTTTTCGCATTTCCTCGC GGTCGGAGGGGGGAGTGTGATCGATACAGCCAAGGCGGCCAATCT GTTCACCGTTTACAAAAACGCGATCTGTTTGATTTCATCAACGCTCCAGTTG ATTGATGTAGTTCCAACTACTGCTGGAACTGGGTCGGAAACGACCGGTTCCGCCATTGTGGATATTCCATCCAAGAAATTCAAAACAGGAATCGCCAACCGTGCTCTCAAGCCTATACTCGGAATAGTCGACACTTTGAATACTGATAGTTGCCCTACTACAGTTCATATAAGCTCTGGGTTGGATGTA CTTTTCCACGCCTTGGAAAGCTACACGGCAATCCCTTACACCGAACGCACCCCTCGACCTGCCAACCCGCTTCTACGACCGGCATATCAAGGCTCAAATGATGTTAGTGATGTGTTCTCTACATGGGCATTACGTCAAGCAGTCAAGTACCTCCCGCGCGTAGCGAAGAACAGCGATGACAGGGAGGCCAAGCGTCAGATGCT ACTCGCATCTTCGTTCGCCGGTATCGGGTTCGGGAATGCGGGGGTCCACCTGTGTCATGGAATCAGCTATCCG ATTTCCGGATTCAACAAAACCGGTCCCAAGTGGCAACATCCTGGATACGTGGTAGACAAACCCATTATTCCTCATGGTGTTAG GCAAGTCGCTAGTCAAGCCTTAGAACATTACCTAAACATATTCTCGACAGTGTTCCGCTTTACTTCACCTTCTTCGCCAGAAAGGCACCGTGAGGCGGCTGCGATCTTTGCAGGTACCAGCGTTAATGATTCGACGATCTCGAGGCTTTCTG ATGACGCTGTTGGCGATTTCTTGTTTGAGCAAATTGCTCGCTTCTTGGATAATTTGGGTGTACCACGTGGACTGAAAGCTGTAGGATACAAAAACAGTGACATTGAGATGCTCGTCCAAGGTACAATCCCTCAGCGTCGCGTTTTGGACCTCGCGCCTGGGATCG GCGATGTGACAGGATCGGACGGTGCAGAGCACTTGACTCGAATCATCGAGGGATCAATGTCTTATTAG
- a CDS encoding TB2/DP1, HVA22 family domain-containing protein encodes MLVLILSSYLLFQNVYSTYKALKPPKPPRKAKNGVDRATKAKHSRKRELKGMLACWIVWSCWSIAESIADRTIAVLTPFYSEIKMFLILFLIIGRSTMAEPILLHVIRPLVKPYYVSLDWFLDIFTSLAGLAILLFSSPLVWIKIVTNHAWKFLRKTFSSSASLPRPGSHAVSASDGDESLTEANTPAESTDATKSKQPEPEPDPLQRFVPKTRGALAQPDSDEDDVLYKNPLRDEPPPYGVPVDMPLSRERDFPPVFSTPRRATSRVRGEAVPYGMGTPDYRQPYDTSMATTASYRPDSDMSASFALSPNSTQEISHGAGDLAPDPDVPAFTLATPEHPPVATPAAPTVPSYLQPRTRASRANLAPTRQRVDSYADRPNPRASEFLQGERGMTFADKLRETKGLTPDLGAGASYPATPSPPHYGPTSPPMQPSPPPVGFNSQYPRGRPQAPMRPYAPIVPVDDGYESPPRSSAGTTTDFIQGWRQRSAIPVDTKPKRQGSGPGAYSYQPATGPYAMPVPSIPHSIVSPVASMAPSIPPPSVAPSFPTPSIAPSLTPSQSISNIFARPTPTYPPVAAYPPAPVASYPPIPSHPPVTSPPTRPPTTGPQRPSSTTPSHPPTTTTGMGLGIPRRQRSTRELRAQAWEPKEDNSAAEAERLAEEERRAIEQKEAERQAQLERQRRKVSDSGQYQRSVRGKKLTGEVPPTRSRPSRTRSRAPGDETDGQGN; translated from the exons ATGCTTGTACTTATCCTAAGCTCATATCTACTATTCCAAAATGTATACTCTACCTATAAAGCTTTGAAGCCACCCAAGCCGCCTCGTAAGGCAAAGAATGGAGTCGATCGAGCTACAAAAGCAAAACATTCTCGCAAGCGGGAGCTCAAGGGAATGCTCGCGTGCTGGATTGTCTGG TCATGTTGGTCCATTGCCGAGTCTATCGCAGATCGCACCATCGCAGTGCTAACACCTTTCTACTCTGAGATCAAGATGTTTCTGATCTTATTCCTCATCATCGGCCGCTCAACA ATGGCGGAGCCTATCCTCCTCCACGTCATTCGTCCACTCGTCAAGCCTTATTACGTTTCGCTCGATTGGTTTCTTGATATATTTACATCCCTCGCAGGCCTTGCAATCCTTCTCTTCTCATCGCCTCTTGTCTGGATCAAGATTGTCACAAACCACGCATGGAAATTTTTACGAAAAACATTTTCAAGCTCTGCTTCGCTCCCCCGACCTGGCAGTCACGCAGTCTCGGCTTCTGATGGTGATGAGTCCCTTACCGAAGCAAATACTCCGGCCGAGTCAACAGATGCCACGAAGTCAAAGCAGCCAGAACCTGAACCAGATCCACTACAGCGCTTCGTCCCGAAAACCCGAGGGGCACTTGCACAGCCCGACTCAGATGAGGATGATGTCCTGTACAAGAACCCATTACGGGATGAACCTCCACCATATGGCGTTCCTGTTGATATGCCATTATCCAGGGAGCGGGACTTTCCTCCGGTATTCTCAACTCCTCGTCGGGCTACTTCCCGTGTTCGTGGTGAAGCCGTTCCCTATGGTATGGGAACACCCGATTACCGGCAACCGTATGACACATCTATGGCTACAACGGCTTCTTACCGCCCGGACTCGGATATGAGTGCATCTTTTGCGCTGTCGCCTAATAGCACCCAGGAGATTTCTCATGGAGCAGGGGATCTAGCGCCCGATCCGGATGTACCGGCATTTACCCTTGCGACCCCTGAGCATCCTCCAGTTGCAACCCCAGCAGCTCCCACGGTTCCTTCGTACTTGCAGCCTCGAACACGAGCTAGTCGGGCAAATCTAGCTCCTACTAGGCAGCGCGTCGATAGCTATGCGGACCGACCAAACCCTCGAGCGTCTGAATTCTTGCAAGGCGAACGTGGTATGACGTTTGCGGACAAACTTAGGGAGACCAAAGGCTTGACTCCAGATTTGGGTGCTGGCGCATCGTATCCCGCTACACCATCGCCTCCTCACTATGGGCCTACTTCTCCTCCCATGCAACCCTCTCCTCCGCCTGTGGGCTTCAACAGCCAATATCCCCGTGGGCGCCCGCAGGCCCCCATGCGCCCATACGCCCCAATCGTCCCCGTTGACGATGGGTATGAATCCCCACCACGTAGCTCGGCAGGGACTACGACCGATTTTATCCAAGGCTGGCGCCAGCGGTCTGCGATTCCAGTTGACACTAAGCCCAAGCGTCAGGGGAGTGGTCCGGGTGCATATTCGTACCAGCCGGCTACAGGCCCATACGCAATGCCTGTCCCGTCCATCCCGCATTCGATTGTGTCGCCTGTGGCTAGCATGGCGCCATCCATCCCTCCACCATCCGTTGCGCCGTCCTTTCCAACACCCTCAATAGCTCCTTCCCTTACACCCTCCCAAAGTATCTCGAATATTTTTGCTCGCCCAACGCCGACCTATCCTCCGGTCGCCGCATACCCCCCAGCACCAGTCGCCTCTTACCCGCCAATTCCATCTCACCCCCCGGTAACCTCTCCCCCTACTCGTCCGCCTACAACTGGGCCCCAGCGCCCATCCAGCACCACCCCTTCCCATCCGCCTACTACGACAACCGGAATGGGTCTTGGGATTCCTCGCCGTCAGCGCTCTACGCGCGAATTGCGTGCACAGGCTTGGGAGCCCAAGGAGGATAACAGTGCTGCCGAAGCCGAGCGACTGGCCGAGGAAGAGCGTCGAGCAATCGAACAAAAGGAAGCCGAACGTCAAGCCCAACTGGAAAGACAACGTCGCAAGGTCTCGGATTCGGGCCAGTACCAACGTTCTGTCAGGGGCAAGAAACTCACTGGAGAGGTTCCGCCTACGCGATCCAGGCCATCGAGGACGCGATCACGGGCGCCTGGTGATGAGACGGATGGGCAAGGAAACTAA
- a CDS encoding Histidine biosynthesis protein encodes MSRSRRSSPTHRSVFRPCIDLHDGHVKQIVGGTLSNNPEELRTNFVATDSAASFARLYRMNQLEGGHVVKLGPGNDSAAKEALAAWRGGLQIGGGITEANAQEWLDAGASKVNFTPFRADRTLILSPPVQQIIVTSYLFPNARFSLPRLQSLCRLVGRERLVVDVRKSGDKWVVAMNKWQDLTDMEVNKASLDLLSKYCSEFLIHAADVEGLCQGIDEALVTRLGEWSTIPVTYAGGARDISDLDLVERLSHGRVDLTFGSSLDIFGGTQVSFAELVEYNNSRLNE; translated from the exons ATGAGTCGCAGTCGCAGATCCTCACCTACTCATCGCTCTGTGTTTAGACCATGTATCGATCTGCATGACGGTCATGTAAAGCAAATAGTTGGAGGGACTCTGAGCAACAACCCAGAAGAGCTCAGGACAAACTTTGTTGCAAC CGACTCTGCAGCAAGCTTTGCTCGTCTTTACAGAATGAATCAACTGGAGGGTGGTCATGTTGTCAAATTAGGCCCCGGGAATGACTCTGCAGCTAAAGAGGCGCTCGCGGCATGGCGAG GTGGATTACAGATAGGGGGAGGAATCACTGAGGCCAACGCACAAGAGTGGCTCGACGCTGGCGCATCGAAGGTAAATTTCACCCCGTTCCGTGCGGACCGCACCCTTATCCTTTCCCCACCTGTACAACAGATTATTGTCACTTCCTACCTCTTCCCTAACGCGCGGTTCTCGCTCCCACGGCTGCAATCGCTCTGCCGTCTTGTCGGCCGAGAGAGGCTAGTCGTGGACGTGAG AAAATCCGGTGACAAATGGGTGGTTGCAATGAACAAATGGCAAGATCTCACGGACATGGAAGTAAACAAGG CATCGCTTGATTTACTGTCCAAATACTGTAGCGAATTTCTAATACACGCTGCGGATGTGGAGGGGCTTTGTCAGGGAATCGACGAAGCTTTGGTGACGA GGTTGGGCGAGTGGTCAACTATTCCCGTGACTTATGCAGGTGGCGCTCGAG ACATATCAGATCTAGACCTTGTGGAGCGCCTGTCGCATGGTCGTGTCGATTTAACTTTTGGCAG TTCCTTGGACATATTTGGTGGAACGCAAGTCTCGTTTGCGGAGTTGGTAGAGTATAACAACTCGCGGCTGAATGAGTAA
- a CDS encoding ribosomal protein L22p/L17e, whose amino-acid sequence MYTTVTQRGVSFMPSFSDIFRGNFLRKDDTAEDQKPTEPPKEENNANLFDTIERQAAAPLKTHTQHKYSTAVFKISRRKLNLLANQISGKPIDSAILQMEFSDKRAARRIKSTLCLARDHAEMYKGLARNKLVVAEAWVSKGDYLQRVDPKGRGRIGRKHHPSARMSVVLKEGKTHAEILEQQRKYKLGRIVGAGFVREDKPIRNPGPGWAW is encoded by the exons ATGTACACCACGGTGACCCAACGAGG AGTGTCTTTTATGCCGTCTTTCTCAGATATTTTTCGTGGTAATTTCTTGAGGAAAGACGACACCGCGGAGGACCAGAAGCCCACCGAACCCCCCAAAGAAGAAAACAATGCCAACTTGTTCGACACTATTGAAAGGCAAGCAGCCGCCCCTCTCAAGACACATACACAG CATAAATACTCGACCGCAGTATTTAAGATATCTCGGCGCAAGCTTAATTTGCTCGCGAATCAAATTTCTGGCAAGCCCATCGACTCTGCCATCCTTCAAATGGAATTCAGCGACAAACGGGCAGCTCGACGAATAAAGAGCACTTTGTGCCTCGCACGAGACCACGCCGAAATGTACAAGGGACTTGCTCGGAATAAACTTGTTGTCG CGGAGGCGTGGGTGAGCAAAGGGGATTACCTCCAGCGCGTGGACCCGAAAGGGCGTGGTCGGATCGGAAGGAAACACCATCCCTCTGCACGGATGTCTGTTGTCTTGAAGGAGGGAAAGACTCATGCCGAGATCCTGGAACAGCAACGAAAATATAAGCTCGGTAGGATTGTCGGAGCAGGTTTTGTACGAGAGGACAAGCCCATCAGGAATCCGGGTCCAGGCTGGGCATGGTAG
- a CDS encoding AcnD-accessory protein PrpF yields the protein MSTRKVKGTPDPDGRQIDGMGGGISSLSKVAILHAPGAQHPSSDSPNAFPGVPWANDIAKARESKSGWDVVYRFVQVGVREPELDWGSTCGNLVSAAAMTAINWNLVQNEPILSQLMQANPKSRPQMTLPIRILAANNGLVVTAKIPVTLDSSITKPTLVAVTGGDAVIAGVPGTGAPVVIETPIPTAPLRTGNSRDVLHVGSHEIECSIIDTGLPVIFVNADRLLNIASSKHTIESSPVTLDADMDLMDLIERIRAAGATHAKIPLSSAAPKVCLVGPTDRKDADMIIRAVSVGNIHRTVPATTLSALASAVAIPGTIVQSVSSSPTHAHAANIGDVVSLTIAHPAGTASASVKIGNIDGVTRPEAIVYTRTARLLFAGSVAVPENVFQEDQ from the exons ATGAGTACTAGAAAAGTCAAAGGCACCCCCGACCCCGATGGCCGCCAGATAGATGG AATGGGCGGAGGGATCTCATCGCTCTCCAAGGTAGCGATATTACATGCCCCAGGAGCACAGCACCCATCATCAGATTCGCCAAATGCCTTCCCAGGTGTTCCATGGGCTAATGACATTGCCAAGGCACGAGAAAGCAAGTCAGGGTGGGATGTAGTGTATCGGTTTGTCCAG GTCGGTGTTCGGGAGCCTGAGCTTGACTGGGGGTCTACATGCGGTAATCTCGTCTCCGCAGCCGCTATG ACAGCAATCAACTGGAACCTCGTGCAGAATGAACCCATTCTCAGTCAACTTATGCAAGCCAACCCAAAGTCTAGACCACAGATGACCCTTCCAATACGCATACTAGCCGCAAACAATGGCCTGGTAGTAACGGCCAAAATCCCTGTCACACTCGATTCCTCAATCACCAAGCCAACTCTGGTGGCGGTCACAGGGGGGGATGCGGTCATCGCCGGTGTTCCGGGAACAGGTGCTCCAGTAGTCATTGAAACGCCGATCCCCACAGCTCCTTTACGCACAGGAAACTCGAGGGATGTTTTACACGTTGGGAGTCACGAG ATCGAGTGCTCGATCATCGATACGGGTCTGCCCGTGATCTTCGTCAATGCAGATCGTTTACTCAATATTGCGTCTTCAAAACACACTATAGAATCTTCTCCTGTCACTCTCGACGCTGACATGGATTTAATGGACCTTATCGAAAGGATCAGAGCAGCCGGAGCCACACATGCGAAGATACCCTTGTCAAGCGCTGCGCCCAAGGTCTGTCTGGTTGGACCAACCGACAGGAAAGATGCAGATATGATAATCCGAGCAGTGAGCGTGGGTAACATTCATCGTACAGTACCCGCGACGACGCTTTCCGCGCTCGCGTCCGCAGTTGCTATTCCGGGTACTATTGTACAAAGCGTATCGAGTTCGCCAACCCACGCACATGCCGCGAACATTGGAGATGTAGTTTCATTGACGATCGCTCATCCGGCCGGTACCGCATCTGCAAGTGTCAAAATTGGCAATATTGACGGGGTCACAAGACCCGAGGCTATTGTATACACACGAACAGCGAGACTACTTTTCGCTGGAAGTGTTGCTGTACCCGAGAATGTTTTCCAAGAGGATCAGTGA